A window from Myripristis murdjan chromosome 11, fMyrMur1.1, whole genome shotgun sequence encodes these proteins:
- the ubap2l gene encoding ubiquitin-associated protein 2-like isoform X2, translating into MMTSMGGNRARGSWEQTQGQTQSQTQHKQRPQATAEQIRLAQMISDHNDADFEEKVKQLIDITGKDQDESMIALHDCNGDVNRAINVLLEGSPDTDSWEMVGKKKGVSGQKEAGQAETGEEGKENREKGGERDVARRRGGAPRRGRGASRGREFRGQENGLDGGKAGVAGRGTERGRRGRGRGRGTVGVSGRRGGRFSAQGMGQIDKGPRYDCSGDERTFNPADYAEPAQTEENYGGGSTWNNTGNMEPEEGARLEYSAGEGTNYQPKFDSTPGAWRTATEEWGTEDWNEDLSETKIFTASSVASMPLPQENVTITKGQRIDLAVLLGKTPPSSSSETENPPMEANQPPSLSQSLVFSNSKQGVPLSQTSSSTPYTQHSMVSMLGKGFGDVGDPKGGSTGTTTGSQFLEQYKTAQALAQLAAQHSQTGPPNTTPSSWDTSATTLGQYDMKSQPESAVHTPFTKRQPYQAATSTSSMLDAFLQDKGLPPSSSVSSSPSLPQQTTPSPHVAPPSASSLPKMAPVPSLGQQVSPGSSDAQGSSPLPLQQHKLKQQKKRTSITTKIPAMAVEMPGSADISGLNLQFGALQFGSEPVLPEYDSTPTTTTPASQVQNSLYTSPSSESTPALPNPSQMDLYEQRASQTRRYPPSVSSSPQKDMQPKNGFSSIQTTQSVEAAAGSAVSVKPASDSVTPASVSNMGTLSDSGSGPTSLLTTSNQTSLNALGHSEDLPPSTIPPPQHNNSLPSQQNSLAPSSVRTSNSSLLHPSVDGDSSLHSSSFPSSVSAVASSSVPSSSSSVAAASQVSLGAPQASSVGPSTVSAPSGLGPVSSLTMGLNSASMGSPAAAAATASVSTAVSAIPSSATSSSSRSSAASSGKAPPNLPPGVPPLLPNPYIMAPGLLHAYPPQMYGYDDLQMLQTRIPLDYYSIPFATPTTALTGRDGSLTSNPYSGDLSKFGRGDASSPAPATTLAQTQQNQTQTHHTTQQPFLNPALPPGYSYTSLPYYTGMPGLPNTFQYGPAVFPVAPTSSKQHGVNVGVNASATPFQQASGYGSHGYSTGYEDVGQASGSGDFCKGGYGTAVAAAASAQNKPASSVTGPGVGVSVTSSNTGVPDISGSVYTKTQSFEKQGFHAGTPTASFSLPSALGSGGPINPPAAAGYAPAPFMHILAPHQQPHSQILHHHLQQDGQSGTGQRSQNASIQQKSQINKSAYNSYNWGAN; encoded by the exons atgATGACGTCCATGGGCGGAAACCGAGCCCGGGGCAGCTGGGAGCAGACACAGGGCCAGACACAGAGCCAGACACAGCACAAGCAGAGGCCTCAG GCTACCGCAGAGCAGATCCGACTTGCACAGATGATTTCGGACCACAATGATGCTGACTTTGAAGAGAAGGTCAAACAG CTGATCGACATCACAGGCAAGGACCAGGACGAGTCTATGATCGCGCTGCATGACTGCAACGGGGATGTCAACAGAGCCATCAACGTGCTGCTGGAGGGCAGCCCAGATACT GACTCTTGGGAAATGGTGGGGAAGAAGAAAGGAGTGTCAGGCCAGAAGGAGGCTGGCCAGgcagagactggagaggaaggaaaggagaacagggagaaaggaggggagagggatgTGGCACGTCGTCGAGGTGGAGCCCCACGTCGGGGCCGTGGAGCCAGCAGGGGACGAGAGT TCCGTGGTCAGGAGAATGGCTTGGATGGTGGCAAGGCTGGTGTGGCCGGAAGAGGCACAGAGCGAGGCCGGAggggaagaggcagaggaagagggaccGTTG GAGTATCTGGACGGCGGGGAGGCAGGTTTTCGGCGCAGGGCATGGG CCAGATTGATAAGGGGCCCAGATATGATTGTTCAGGAGATGAGAG aacGTTTAACCCTGCTGACTACGCTGAGCCAGCCCAGACAGAAGAAAACTATGGAGGAGGCAGCACCTGGAACAACACAGGAAACATGGAGCCAGAAGAAGGGGCCA GGTTGGAATATTCTGCAGGAGAGGGAACAAATTACCAGCCCAAGTTTGACTCCACTCCTG GTGCCTGGAGGACTGCTACTGAGGAGTGGGGCACTGAGGACTGGAACGAGGAT CTTTCAGAGACCAAGATATTCACAGCTTCCAGTGTGGCTTCCATGCCTCTGCCTCAAGAGAATGTTACTATCACTAAAGGACAGAG GATTGACCTTGCGGTGCTGCTGGGGAAGACTCCaccgtcctcctcctcagagacagagaacccccctatggaggccaacCAGCCCCCCTCCCTATCCCAGTCACTGGTCTTCAGCAACTCCAAGCAAGGGGTGCCATTGTCCCAAACATCCTCCAGCACCCCGTACACCCAGCACAGCATG GTCAGCATGCTGGGCAAGGGCTTTGGAGATGTGGGAGACCCTAAAGGAGGTAGCACAGGGACCACCACTGGTTCCCAGTTCCTGGAGCAGTATAAAACTGCCCAGGCACTGGCCCAGCTGGCTGCCCAGCACTCACAGACAGGACCTCCCAACACGACCCCTTCCTCCTGGGATACCAGTGCCACCACACTGGGGCAATATG ATATGAAGAGTCAGCCGGAGTCTGCGGTGCATACACCCTTCACCAAGCGTCAACCGTACCAGGCTGCCACCTCAACCTCGTCCATGCTGGATGCATTCCTGCAGGACAAAGGCTTGcccccttcctcctccgtctcctcctctccttccttgcCCCAACAGACAACACCCTCACCCCATGTTGcacctccctctgcctcctccctccccaaAATGGCTCCAGTCCCTTCCCTTGGTCAGCAAGTTTCTCCAGGATCCTCAGACGCCCAGGGCTCCAGTCCGCTGCCACTGCAGCAGCATAAActcaaacagcagaagaagaggacCTCCATTACCACCAAG ATTCCGGCAATGGCAGTGGAGATGCCCGGCTCAGCAGACATCTCCGGCCTCAATCTGCAGTTTGGAGCGCTGCAGTTTGGGTCAGAACCAGTACTGCCAGAATACGactccacccccaccaccaccacaccggCCAGCCAGGTTCAGAACAGCCTCTACACCAGCCCCAGCAG TGAGTCGACTCCAGCCCTTCCCAACCCCAGTCAGATGGATCTGTATGAGCAGAGAGCATCTCAGACAAGGCGTtaccctccctctgtctcttcctcccctcagAAGGATATGCAGCCCAAG aatgGCTTCAGTTCAATACAGACAACGCAATCTGTGGAAG CTGCAGCAGGCTCTGCAGTGTCAGTGAAGCCGGCCTCTGATTCGGTCACGCCGGCATCAGTCTCTAACATGGGCACTTTGTCGGATAGCGGCTCAGGTCCCACCTCCTTGTTGACGACATCCAATCAGACCTCCCTTaatgcactggggcacagtgaAGACCTGCCCCCAAGCACCATCCCCCCGCCTCAGCACAACAA CTCTCTCCCATCACAACAGAACAGTCTTGCTCCATCTTCAGTCCGAACATCCAATTCAAGCTTACTG CACCCCAGCGTAGACGGTGACTCAAGCCTGCactcctcttccttcccttcctccgtCTCGGCTGTGGCCTCTTCGTCagtcccctcctcttcttcctcagtgGCCGCTGCATCACAGGTGTCCTTAGGGGCCCCTCAGGCCTCCTCAGTGGGCCCTTCCACTGTGTCAGCGCCCTCCGGCCTCGGCCCTGTCAGCAGTCTGACCATGGGACTCAACTCTGCCTCCATGGGCTCTCCGGCCGCCGCAGCCGCTACCGCCTCAGTTTCCACGGCAGTTTCGGCCATCCCCTCTTCAGCTACTTCCTCATCTTCACGCAGCTCTGCAGCATCCTCAG GGAAAGCACCTCCAAACCTTCCCCCTGGAGTGCCCCCTCTGCTGCCCAACCCATACATCATGGCCCCTGGACTACTGCACGCCTACCCT CCTCAGATGTACGGCTATGATGACCTACAGATGCTGCAGACCAGAATACCGCTG GATTATTACAGCATCCCTTTTGCGACACCCACAACGGCACTGACTGGCAGAGACGGCAGCCTGACAAGCAACCCTTATTCTG GTGACCTATCAAAGTTTGGTCGAGGTGATGCATCATCCCCGGCTCCAGCCACCACATTAGCCCAGACGCAGCAGAACCAGACCCAGACACATCACACCACACAGCAGCCCTTCCTTAACCCTGCGCTGCCACCTGGCTACAGCTATACGAGCCTCCCTTACTACACTGGCATGCCAGGCCTGCCCAATACCTTCCAGTACGGACCTGCTGTGTTCCCG GTGGCTCCTACCTCGTCAAAGCAGCATGGTGTGAATGTTGGCGTCAACGCCTCAGCCACACCCTTCCAGCAGGCCAGTGGCTATGGTTCCCATGGATACAGCACTG GCTATGAGGATGTGGGCCAGGCTTCAGGGAGTGGGGATTTCTGTAAGGGCGGATACGGCACTGCCGTGGCCGCCGCTGCTTCTGCACAAAACAAGCCAGCCAGCTCTGTCACCGGGCCTGGAGTCG gagtcTCTGTGACATCGAGCAACACAGGGGTACCTGATATTTCAGGGTCTGTTTACACAAAGACGCAG TCGTTTGAGAAGCAGGGTTTCCATGCTGGCACGCCGACAGCTTCGTTCAGCCTGCCCTCGGCCCTGGGAAGCGGGGGGCCCATCAACCCCCCTGCTGCCGCTGGCTACGCCCCGGCCCCCTTCATGCACATCCTGGCACCACACCAACAGCCCCACTCTCAAATCCTGCACCACCACCTGCAGCAGGACGGacag
- the ubap2l gene encoding ubiquitin-associated protein 2-like isoform X3 — MMTSMGGNRARGSWEQTQGQTQSQTQHKQRPQATAEQIRLAQMISDHNDADFEEKVKQLIDITGKDQDESMIALHDCNGDVNRAINVLLEGSPDTDSWEMVGKKKGVSGQKEAGQAETGEEGKENREKGGERDVARRRGGAPRRGRGASRGREFRGQENGLDGGKAGVAGRGTERGRRGRGRGRGTVGVSGRRGGRFSAQGMGTFNPADYAEPAQTEENYGGGSTWNNTGNMEPEEGARLEYSAGEGTNYQPKFDSTPGAWRTATEEWGTEDWNEDLSETKIFTASSVASMPLPQENVTITKGQRIDLAVLLGKTPPSSSSETENPPMEANQPPSLSQSLVFSNSKQGVPLSQTSSSTPYTQHSMVSMLGKGFGDVGDPKGGSTGTTTGSQFLEQYKTAQALAQLAAQHSQTGPPNTTPSSWDTSATTLGQYDMKSQPESAVHTPFTKRQPYQAATSTSSMLDAFLQDKGLPPSSSVSSSPSLPQQTTPSPHVAPPSASSLPKMAPVPSLGQQVSPGSSDAQGSSPLPLQQHKLKQQKKRTSITTKIPAMAVEMPGSADISGLNLQFGALQFGSEPVLPEYDSTPTTTTPASQVQNSLYTSPSSESTPALPNPSQMDLYEQRASQTRRYPPSVSSSPQKDMQPKNGFSSIQTTQSVEAAAGSAVSVKPASDSVTPASVSNMGTLSDSGSGPTSLLTTSNQTSLNALGHSEDLPPSTIPPPQHNNSLPSQQNSLAPSSVRTSNSSLLQHPSVDGDSSLHSSSFPSSVSAVASSSVPSSSSSVAAASQVSLGAPQASSVGPSTVSAPSGLGPVSSLTMGLNSASMGSPAAAAATASVSTAVSAIPSSATSSSSRSSAASSGKAPPNLPPGVPPLLPNPYIMAPGLLHAYPPQMYGYDDLQMLQTRIPLDYYSIPFATPTTALTGRDGSLTSNPYSGDLSKFGRGDASSPAPATTLAQTQQNQTQTHHTTQQPFLNPALPPGYSYTSLPYYTGMPGLPNTFQYGPAVFPVAPTSSKQHGVNVGVNASATPFQQASGYGSHGYSTGYEDVGQASGSGDFCKGGYGTAVAAAASAQNKPASSVTGPGVGVSVTSSNTGVPDISGSVYTKTQSFEKQGFHAGTPTASFSLPSALGSGGPINPPAAAGYAPAPFMHILAPHQQPHSQILHHHLQQDGQSGTGQRSQNASIQQKSQINKSAYNSYNWGAN, encoded by the exons atgATGACGTCCATGGGCGGAAACCGAGCCCGGGGCAGCTGGGAGCAGACACAGGGCCAGACACAGAGCCAGACACAGCACAAGCAGAGGCCTCAG GCTACCGCAGAGCAGATCCGACTTGCACAGATGATTTCGGACCACAATGATGCTGACTTTGAAGAGAAGGTCAAACAG CTGATCGACATCACAGGCAAGGACCAGGACGAGTCTATGATCGCGCTGCATGACTGCAACGGGGATGTCAACAGAGCCATCAACGTGCTGCTGGAGGGCAGCCCAGATACT GACTCTTGGGAAATGGTGGGGAAGAAGAAAGGAGTGTCAGGCCAGAAGGAGGCTGGCCAGgcagagactggagaggaaggaaaggagaacagggagaaaggaggggagagggatgTGGCACGTCGTCGAGGTGGAGCCCCACGTCGGGGCCGTGGAGCCAGCAGGGGACGAGAGT TCCGTGGTCAGGAGAATGGCTTGGATGGTGGCAAGGCTGGTGTGGCCGGAAGAGGCACAGAGCGAGGCCGGAggggaagaggcagaggaagagggaccGTTG GAGTATCTGGACGGCGGGGAGGCAGGTTTTCGGCGCAGGGCATGGG aacGTTTAACCCTGCTGACTACGCTGAGCCAGCCCAGACAGAAGAAAACTATGGAGGAGGCAGCACCTGGAACAACACAGGAAACATGGAGCCAGAAGAAGGGGCCA GGTTGGAATATTCTGCAGGAGAGGGAACAAATTACCAGCCCAAGTTTGACTCCACTCCTG GTGCCTGGAGGACTGCTACTGAGGAGTGGGGCACTGAGGACTGGAACGAGGAT CTTTCAGAGACCAAGATATTCACAGCTTCCAGTGTGGCTTCCATGCCTCTGCCTCAAGAGAATGTTACTATCACTAAAGGACAGAG GATTGACCTTGCGGTGCTGCTGGGGAAGACTCCaccgtcctcctcctcagagacagagaacccccctatggaggccaacCAGCCCCCCTCCCTATCCCAGTCACTGGTCTTCAGCAACTCCAAGCAAGGGGTGCCATTGTCCCAAACATCCTCCAGCACCCCGTACACCCAGCACAGCATG GTCAGCATGCTGGGCAAGGGCTTTGGAGATGTGGGAGACCCTAAAGGAGGTAGCACAGGGACCACCACTGGTTCCCAGTTCCTGGAGCAGTATAAAACTGCCCAGGCACTGGCCCAGCTGGCTGCCCAGCACTCACAGACAGGACCTCCCAACACGACCCCTTCCTCCTGGGATACCAGTGCCACCACACTGGGGCAATATG ATATGAAGAGTCAGCCGGAGTCTGCGGTGCATACACCCTTCACCAAGCGTCAACCGTACCAGGCTGCCACCTCAACCTCGTCCATGCTGGATGCATTCCTGCAGGACAAAGGCTTGcccccttcctcctccgtctcctcctctccttccttgcCCCAACAGACAACACCCTCACCCCATGTTGcacctccctctgcctcctccctccccaaAATGGCTCCAGTCCCTTCCCTTGGTCAGCAAGTTTCTCCAGGATCCTCAGACGCCCAGGGCTCCAGTCCGCTGCCACTGCAGCAGCATAAActcaaacagcagaagaagaggacCTCCATTACCACCAAG ATTCCGGCAATGGCAGTGGAGATGCCCGGCTCAGCAGACATCTCCGGCCTCAATCTGCAGTTTGGAGCGCTGCAGTTTGGGTCAGAACCAGTACTGCCAGAATACGactccacccccaccaccaccacaccggCCAGCCAGGTTCAGAACAGCCTCTACACCAGCCCCAGCAG TGAGTCGACTCCAGCCCTTCCCAACCCCAGTCAGATGGATCTGTATGAGCAGAGAGCATCTCAGACAAGGCGTtaccctccctctgtctcttcctcccctcagAAGGATATGCAGCCCAAG aatgGCTTCAGTTCAATACAGACAACGCAATCTGTGGAAG CTGCAGCAGGCTCTGCAGTGTCAGTGAAGCCGGCCTCTGATTCGGTCACGCCGGCATCAGTCTCTAACATGGGCACTTTGTCGGATAGCGGCTCAGGTCCCACCTCCTTGTTGACGACATCCAATCAGACCTCCCTTaatgcactggggcacagtgaAGACCTGCCCCCAAGCACCATCCCCCCGCCTCAGCACAACAA CTCTCTCCCATCACAACAGAACAGTCTTGCTCCATCTTCAGTCCGAACATCCAATTCAAGCTTACTG CAGCACCCCAGCGTAGACGGTGACTCAAGCCTGCactcctcttccttcccttcctccgtCTCGGCTGTGGCCTCTTCGTCagtcccctcctcttcttcctcagtgGCCGCTGCATCACAGGTGTCCTTAGGGGCCCCTCAGGCCTCCTCAGTGGGCCCTTCCACTGTGTCAGCGCCCTCCGGCCTCGGCCCTGTCAGCAGTCTGACCATGGGACTCAACTCTGCCTCCATGGGCTCTCCGGCCGCCGCAGCCGCTACCGCCTCAGTTTCCACGGCAGTTTCGGCCATCCCCTCTTCAGCTACTTCCTCATCTTCACGCAGCTCTGCAGCATCCTCAG GGAAAGCACCTCCAAACCTTCCCCCTGGAGTGCCCCCTCTGCTGCCCAACCCATACATCATGGCCCCTGGACTACTGCACGCCTACCCT CCTCAGATGTACGGCTATGATGACCTACAGATGCTGCAGACCAGAATACCGCTG GATTATTACAGCATCCCTTTTGCGACACCCACAACGGCACTGACTGGCAGAGACGGCAGCCTGACAAGCAACCCTTATTCTG GTGACCTATCAAAGTTTGGTCGAGGTGATGCATCATCCCCGGCTCCAGCCACCACATTAGCCCAGACGCAGCAGAACCAGACCCAGACACATCACACCACACAGCAGCCCTTCCTTAACCCTGCGCTGCCACCTGGCTACAGCTATACGAGCCTCCCTTACTACACTGGCATGCCAGGCCTGCCCAATACCTTCCAGTACGGACCTGCTGTGTTCCCG GTGGCTCCTACCTCGTCAAAGCAGCATGGTGTGAATGTTGGCGTCAACGCCTCAGCCACACCCTTCCAGCAGGCCAGTGGCTATGGTTCCCATGGATACAGCACTG GCTATGAGGATGTGGGCCAGGCTTCAGGGAGTGGGGATTTCTGTAAGGGCGGATACGGCACTGCCGTGGCCGCCGCTGCTTCTGCACAAAACAAGCCAGCCAGCTCTGTCACCGGGCCTGGAGTCG gagtcTCTGTGACATCGAGCAACACAGGGGTACCTGATATTTCAGGGTCTGTTTACACAAAGACGCAG TCGTTTGAGAAGCAGGGTTTCCATGCTGGCACGCCGACAGCTTCGTTCAGCCTGCCCTCGGCCCTGGGAAGCGGGGGGCCCATCAACCCCCCTGCTGCCGCTGGCTACGCCCCGGCCCCCTTCATGCACATCCTGGCACCACACCAACAGCCCCACTCTCAAATCCTGCACCACCACCTGCAGCAGGACGGacag